In Arachis stenosperma cultivar V10309 chromosome 1, arast.V10309.gnm1.PFL2, whole genome shotgun sequence, one DNA window encodes the following:
- the LOC130936819 gene encoding sugar transporter ERD6-like 16 has protein sequence MAIEQHSDVESGHDNNNNNNNNNNGLQDLQEPFIEQGKKDVSCKDVESNTTMVEHGSIGMVLLSTFVAVCGSFSFGTCVGYTAPTQAAIREDLNLSLAQFSMFGSLVTIGAMLGAVTSGRITDFIGRKGAMRMSTAFCITGWLALFFSKDPYSLDFGRFFTGYGIGVISYVVPIYIAEIAPKNLRGGLATTNQLMIVIGASVSFLIGSVITWRQLALAGLVPCICLLTGLWFIPESPRWLAKVGLEKEFQGALRRLRGKNVDTSQEAEEILDYIETLQSLPKTKLLDLFQSKHVRSVVIGVGLMVCQQSVGINGIGFYTAETFVAAGLSAGKVGTIAYACMQVPFTVLGAILMDKSGRKPLIMVSAFGTFLGCFITGIAFFLKDQSLLLEWVPVLAVAGVMIYVAAFSIGLGPVPWVIMSEIFPIHVKGTAGSLVVLVNWLGAWVVSYTFNFLMSWSSPGTLFLYGGCSLLTVVFVAKFVPETKGKTLEEIQSCINYS, from the exons ATGGCAATTGAGCAGCACAGTGATGTGGAGAGTGGACatgacaacaacaacaacaataataataataataatgggcTTCAGGATTTGCAAGAGCCCTTCATTGAGCAAGGGAAGAAGGATGTTTCCTGCAAAGATGTTGAATCTAATACAACAATGGTGGAACATGGATCCATTGGAATGGTTCTGCTCAGCACATTTGTTGCTGTCTGTGGTTCTTTTTCATTTGGAACTTGT GTGGGATATACAGCACCTACTCAAGCAGCTATCAGGGAAGATCTTAATCTATCCCTTGCTCAG TTTTCCATGTTTGGTTCTTTAGTAACCATTGGTGCAATGCTTGGGGCTGTAACAAGTGGCCGAATTACCGATTTCATTGGCCGGAAAGGG GCAATGAGAATGTCAACAGCATTTTGCATAACAGGATGGTTAGCCCTCTTCTTCTCAAAG GATCCTTACTCACTCGACTTTGGAAGATTTTTCACAGGATATGGAATTGGAGTTATCTCATATGTG GTTCCTATATATATAGCTGAAATAGCACCAAAGAATCTTCGAGGTGGACTTGCAACAACAAATCAG CTTATGATTGTTATTGGAGCTTCAGTCTCATTCTTAATAGGAAGTGTCATAACTTGGAGACAACTAGCTCTAGCAG GACTTGTTCCATGCATTTGCTTGCTGACTGGTTTGTGGTTTATCCCTGAGTCCCCTAGATGGCTG gCGAAAGTTGGTCTTGAAAAGGAATTTCAAGGAGCATTAAGGAGACTTCGGGGAAAAAATGTTGATACTTCTCAAGAAGCTGAAGAAATTCTT GATTATATTGAAACTCTTCAAAGCCTTCCTAAAACCAAGCTTCTGGATTTGTTCCAAAGCAAACATGTGCGATCTGTAGTG ATTGGGGTTGGATTAATGGTGTGCCAACAATCTGTTGGAATTAATGGTATTGGATTTTACACAGCTGAGACTTTTGTAGCAGCCG GACTTTCTGCTGGCAAAGTTGGTACCATAGCCTATGCATGTATGCAGGTTCCATTCACTGTATTGGGAGCTATTTTAATGGATAAGTCTGGAAGAAAACCACTGATAATG GTTTCTGCATTTGGGACATTTTTAGGCTGCTTCATCACTGGAATTGCCTTCTTTCTCAAG GATCAAAGCTTATTGCTCGAGTGGGTACCGGTGTTAGCAGTGGCCGGCGTGATG ATATATGTAGCAGCATTTTCAATTGGATTGGGACCAGTTCCTTGGGTGATAATGTCTGAG ATCTTTCCCATACATGTGAAGGGAACAGCTGGGAGCTTGGTGGTTTTGGTTAACTGGCTAGGAGCTTGGGTAGTTTCATATACTTTCAACTTCCTAATGAGTTGGAGTTCTCCTG GTACTTTGTTTTTGTATGGTGGATGTTCCCTCTTAACTGTTGTATTTGTAGCAAAGTTTGTACCAGAAACCAAGGGAAAAACGCTGGAGGAAATACAGTCATGCATTAATTATTCATAG